In Kushneria marisflavi, the following are encoded in one genomic region:
- the rnc gene encoding ribonuclease III, with translation MSSSLNILSDRLGYRFDDKSRLELALTHRSYGGANNERLEFLGDSIVNFVVGEALYSRFPQAREGQLSRLRARLVKGETLAELAREFELGQFLRLGSGEMKSGGHRRDSILADAVEAIIGAIYLDSDMVIARRCVLAWYETRLKALNLEDTQKDPKTRLQEFLQSRQIPLPRYEVLNIEGEAHAQQFTVSCHVDVLKAPTSGTGASRRHAEQQAAEQALALIESARR, from the coding sequence GTGAGCAGTTCCCTCAACATCCTCAGCGACCGTCTCGGCTATCGTTTTGACGACAAGAGCCGCCTTGAACTTGCCCTGACGCATCGCAGCTACGGCGGTGCCAATAACGAACGCCTCGAGTTTCTGGGCGATTCCATTGTCAACTTTGTCGTGGGTGAGGCACTTTATTCGCGTTTTCCTCAGGCACGTGAAGGGCAGCTTTCAAGACTCAGAGCGCGGCTTGTGAAGGGAGAAACGCTGGCCGAACTGGCACGCGAGTTCGAGCTTGGCCAGTTTCTTCGCCTGGGCTCCGGTGAGATGAAAAGCGGCGGTCATCGCCGTGATTCCATTCTGGCTGATGCCGTGGAAGCCATCATCGGCGCCATCTATCTTGATAGTGACATGGTCATTGCCAGACGTTGTGTGCTGGCCTGGTATGAAACGCGTCTCAAGGCGCTCAATCTTGAGGATACCCAGAAGGATCCCAAGACACGCCTGCAGGAATTCTTGCAGTCTCGCCAGATACCGCTGCCGCGCTATGAGGTTCTCAATATTGAAGGAGAGGCTCACGCCCAGCAGTTTACGGTCAGCTGCCATGTTGATGTGCTCAAGGCGCCCACCAGTGGCACCGGTGCCAGCCGCCGGCATGCCGAACAGCAGGCGGCCGAGCAGGCGCTGGCGCTGATCGAGTCCGCCCGGCGATGA